The following nucleotide sequence is from Salinispirillum sp. LH 10-3-1.
ATGTGCATTTCGGGGCCTTGTCAGGGCGATGAACTGACCCCTATTCCATGGAAGATGGATGATGGGTATGTGTATTTGACGATGGTGTGAGCGTCCTCTTCGTTAATTGCTTTGTGAAGCGAACTTGCCCGTCTTCTTGAATGCCATCATCTACCCACCCTAAATGACGGTAAAACCCGTTGGCTCTGACTGATAGGTCGGCATCGGTCAGCAGCCATACGTCCGCACAGCCTTCCGCTTGCAACCATTGCTCGGCTTCAATCATCAATAATCGACCAATACCCTTGCCTTCATGGCTGGCGCGCACAAACATGGCGAACACCGTGGCTTCGCTGGCATC
It contains:
- a CDS encoding GNAT family N-acetyltransferase, with protein sequence MEIRIATASDVTAMFEVRTSVRENHLSYEQLAERGITPESLPDMLTGSGRGWVAVDNGDVVAFAMADASEATVFAMFVRASHEGKGIGRLLMIEAEQWLQAEGCADVWLLTDADLSVRANGFYRHLGWVDDGIQEDGQVRFTKQLTKRTLTPSSNTHTHHPSSME